A single Silvibacterium dinghuense DNA region contains:
- a CDS encoding glycosyltransferase family 2 protein has product MPATLSVAMIARNEEKNLPRTLSSVRWADEIVIVDSGSVDRTPEIAREFGAKHSFNRNFEGHPQQKTIAINQCTSDWILLLDADEVVTPELAAEIRQVLEKSEQDKPEFTAYWLPRLNLFMDRWVRHGGFYPDHKLRLFKRGSAVMDVKGGPHGTPQHEGPKGTLKNDLLHYAYPDFELYLSHMNDYSTETLDVLVRRGKAKSTGALIWLGVVNPFFTFIKNYIFRGGFLDGTQGLIYHLNHSAYIHWKYAKAWYAQKVKEVEP; this is encoded by the coding sequence ATGCCTGCCACGCTGTCCGTCGCCATGATCGCGCGCAACGAGGAGAAGAACCTCCCGCGCACCCTTTCGAGCGTCCGCTGGGCCGACGAGATTGTGATCGTCGACTCCGGCTCCGTGGATCGTACGCCGGAGATTGCCCGCGAGTTCGGCGCCAAGCACTCGTTTAACCGCAACTTCGAGGGGCATCCCCAGCAGAAGACGATTGCCATCAACCAGTGCACGAGCGACTGGATACTGCTGCTGGACGCGGATGAAGTCGTAACGCCGGAGCTGGCGGCGGAGATTCGGCAGGTACTTGAGAAATCAGAGCAAGACAAGCCGGAGTTTACGGCCTACTGGCTGCCGCGGCTGAACCTGTTTATGGATCGCTGGGTGCGGCACGGCGGGTTCTATCCCGACCACAAGCTGCGGTTGTTCAAGCGCGGCTCGGCGGTGATGGACGTGAAGGGCGGTCCGCACGGCACGCCGCAGCACGAAGGGCCGAAGGGCACGCTGAAGAACGATCTGCTGCACTATGCGTACCCGGATTTTGAGCTCTACCTGAGCCACATGAACGACTACAGCACGGAGACGCTGGATGTGCTGGTGCGGCGTGGGAAGGCGAAGTCAACCGGCGCACTGATCTGGCTGGGAGTGGTGAACCCCTTCTTTACGTTCATCAAGAATTACATTTTCCGCGGCGGATTTCTCGACGGCACGCAGGGGCTGATCTATCACCTGAACCACTCGGCGTATATCCACTGGAAGTACGCGAAGGCCTGGTACGCGCAGAAGGTGAAAGAGGTCGAGCCGTAA
- a CDS encoding glycosyltransferase family 39 protein codes for MKTIKRSDFTAPWMLVWIALAVRVLYMTFAHTWRFSPIEDHFNFGHEMGRIARAVATGYGYADPFNGHTGPTAWLPPVYPLLIAACFKLFGVYSNGAGWVLLALNSVFSALTIRPLWEIAQRSFHRSVATWSAWIWALYPAFLQYAVKWVWETTLTTWLFTFALVLALRMRGIGEDRHESPTVGEWLGFGLVWAGIALTNPSPLLFLPVAGVWIILGCPLRDWQSQAGKAVLAAVLFIACVAPWTYRNYRALHAFVPLRANFGAELYLGNGPGSNGLEMGWQHPYMAPDQREIYRRMGEVAYSKMRGDAAKAYIKQDPLHFLHNCLLRTFYFWAGVPRTSVRGFWKQYGPDLNFDLITIVGLLGLLLTLTRRIPAAGLYALAFALLPLTYYAVTVSARFRHPLEPLIVIFTVYLFQSAEKRWTIWPWR; via the coding sequence ATGAAGACGATCAAGCGCAGCGACTTTACGGCTCCGTGGATGCTGGTCTGGATCGCGCTCGCCGTGCGCGTCCTCTACATGACCTTCGCGCACACCTGGCGCTTCTCGCCCATCGAGGATCACTTCAACTTCGGCCACGAGATGGGCCGCATCGCCCGCGCCGTCGCCACCGGCTACGGCTACGCCGATCCTTTCAATGGCCACACTGGCCCCACGGCGTGGCTGCCGCCCGTCTATCCGCTGCTCATCGCCGCCTGCTTCAAGCTCTTCGGCGTCTATTCGAACGGCGCAGGCTGGGTACTGCTGGCGTTGAACAGCGTCTTCTCCGCGCTCACCATCCGCCCGCTGTGGGAGATCGCGCAGCGCTCCTTCCATCGCAGCGTCGCCACCTGGTCCGCGTGGATCTGGGCACTCTATCCAGCCTTCCTGCAGTACGCGGTCAAGTGGGTGTGGGAGACCACGCTCACCACCTGGCTCTTCACCTTCGCGCTGGTCCTCGCGCTGCGCATGCGCGGCATCGGCGAAGATCGCCACGAGTCCCCCACCGTCGGCGAGTGGCTCGGCTTCGGACTGGTCTGGGCCGGCATCGCGCTCACCAATCCCTCACCGCTGCTCTTCCTGCCCGTCGCCGGTGTATGGATCATCCTCGGCTGCCCGCTGCGCGACTGGCAGTCGCAGGCCGGCAAGGCCGTGCTCGCGGCCGTGCTCTTCATCGCCTGCGTCGCGCCGTGGACCTATCGCAACTACCGCGCCCTGCATGCCTTCGTCCCGCTGCGCGCCAACTTCGGCGCCGAGCTCTATCTCGGCAACGGGCCCGGCTCGAACGGCCTCGAGATGGGCTGGCAACATCCCTACATGGCGCCCGATCAACGCGAGATCTATCGCCGCATGGGTGAAGTCGCCTACTCGAAGATGCGCGGCGACGCGGCCAAGGCCTACATCAAACAAGACCCGCTGCACTTCCTGCACAACTGCCTGCTGCGCACCTTCTACTTCTGGGCAGGCGTGCCCCGCACCAGCGTGCGCGGCTTCTGGAAGCAGTACGGACCGGACCTGAACTTCGACCTCATCACCATCGTCGGCCTGCTTGGCCTGCTGCTGACGCTCACCCGCCGCATCCCCGCCGCGGGGCTCTACGCACTGGCCTTCGCATTGCTGCCGCTCACCTACTACGCGGTCACGGTCTCAGCACGCTTCCGCCATCCGCTCGAGCCGCTGATCGTGATCTTCACCGTCTATCTCTTCCAGAGCGCCGAGAAGCGCTGGACCATCTGGCCCTGGCGGTGA